The following coding sequences lie in one Salvelinus fontinalis isolate EN_2023a chromosome 21, ASM2944872v1, whole genome shotgun sequence genomic window:
- the LOC129818072 gene encoding uncharacterized protein KIAA1958-like isoform X4 produces the protein MEDCLHTSSENLSRLVRWAHSHGTICALIPNLKHLLTEGSHGNLTAMWGCSAGHAYHWPLPATCKTGQKERGGCYQDSRSVNSDSLSVQGGALARQSSPGGERFLGRSTKAKGGDSSQTRDSCDFSNCSDDNTEADDNTEEYNSNLFDIVCESSATTDEDGDVDYEPHHRPRKRGPPGGMPGPQRPGSEDRGQGDKSVKKIKQETAEDYYTVPKAQLAAGVGTDSGMASHSVSQSPKPNNSLSHHALPHTPFQLDADCLVGGVSSSLLGRSFPHKPLRGSISSSVSKPSMMSVGSPRHQDLSSVSTQGLSTLPGAGSELMEDLLKHGGSEGPLGTLTPSSPSGMNPDLLEAETKGEATVGPALCEIERLQALLSVERSRSEQMGETISGLKQDKELLQQELTKKAELICDFLQDQLRPEKRRGLSSSQMELGTGSSSHMGVGFPDEGVAFENPALFDSFEEVELHRVMKSSKRSRDGENTRVRMKNVVGVIARYMAALQEFRRSVSMKVAFDRVGVDRNTISRTAAIAELSLAAPEVFHALPPWDEKEETLAHYAHRCRLAMDDTIRAKIKTMKTKGDLLPIVSK, from the exons ATGGAAGACTGCTTGCACACTTCTTCAGAGAACCTGTCTAGGTTGGTCCGCTGGGCCCACAGTCACGGCACCATCTGTGCTCTCATTCCGAACCTCAAACACCTGCTCACCGAGGGTTCCCATGGGAACCTGACCGCCATGTGGGGGTGCAGTGCGGGCCACGCCTACCACTGGCCCCTCCCCGCCACCTGTAAGACAGGCCAGAAG GAGCGGGGTGGCTGCTACCAAGACAGCCGTAGCGTCAACTCGGACAGCCTCAGTGTCCAGGGAGGGGCCTTAGCCCGTCAGAGCAGCCCAGGAGGTGAGAGGTTTCTGGGCCGCTCCACCAAGGCCAAGGGAGGTGACAGCAGCCAGACCCGGGACTCCTGCGACTTCTCTAACTGCAGCGACGACAACACTGAGGCTGATGACAACACCGAGGAGTATAACAGCAACCTGTTTGATATTGTCTGCGAGTCCTCAGCCACGACGGACGAGGATGGAGACGTAGACTACGAGCCTCATCACAGACCCAGGAAGAGGGGTCCCCCGGGGGGCATGCCCGGCCCCCAGAGACCAGGGTctgaggacaggggacagggggacaAGTCCGTGAAGAAGATCAAGCAGGAGACTGCTGAGGACTATTACACAGTGCCTAAAGCCCAGTTAGCAGCAGGGGTAGGTACTGACTCTGGCATGGCCTCTCactcagtctcccagtccccaaAGCCTAATAACTCCCTGTCCCACCATGCATTGCCCCACACACCCTTCCAGCTGGACGCCGACTGTTTGGTTGGTGGCGTGTCGTCGTCTCTGCTGGGCCGCTCCTTTCCTCACAAACCTCTCCGAGGCTCTATCTCCAGCTCTGTCTCCAAACCTTCCATGATGAGCGTTGGTTCTCCCAGACACCAGGACCTGTCCTCGGTGTCGACCCAGGGCCTGAGCACCCTCCCTGGGGCAGGTAGTGAGCTGATGGAGGACCTGCTGAAGCATGGAGGATCCGAGGGGCCGTTGGGGACCCTGACTCCCTCCTCCCCCAGTGGGATGAACCCTGACCTCCTGGAAGCAGAGACTAAAGGAGAAGCTACAG TGGGTCCGGCTCTGTGTGAGATCGAGCGTCTGCAAGCGTTGCTGAGTGTGGAGCGGAGCCGCAGTGAGCAGATGGGAGAGACCATCTCCGGTCTGAAACAGGACAAAGAGCTGCTGCAGCAGGAACTCACTAAGAAGGCGGAACTCATCTGTGACTTCCTGCAAGACCAGCTACGACCAG AGAAGAGGCGTGGTCTTTCGTCCAGCCAGATGGAGCTGGGGACGGGTAGCTCCTCCCACATGGGGGTGGGTTTCCCTGACGAGGGTGTGGCTTTTGAGAACCCCGCCCTGTTCGACAGCTTTGAGGAGGTGGAGCTCCACAGGGTGATGAAGAGCTCCAAGAggagcagagatggagagaacacacGAGTCAGGA TGAAGAACGTGGTGGGCGTCATCGCCAGGTACATGGCGGCCCTGCAAGAGTTCAGACGCAGCGTCTCCATGAAGGTGGCGTTTGACCGGGTGGGTGTCGACCGTAACACCATCTCACGGACGGCCGCCATCGCCGAGCTGAGCCTGGCCGCTCCAGAG GTGTTCCACGCCCTGCCACCCTGGGACGAGAAGGAGGAGACGCTGGCTCACTACGCCCACCGCTGCCGGCTGGCCATGGACGACACCATCAGAGCCAAGATCAAAACCATGAAAACCAAGGGAGACCTGCTGCCTATAGTCAGCAAATAA
- the LOC129818072 gene encoding uncharacterized protein KIAA1958-like isoform X3, whose translation MEDCLHTSSENLSRLVRWAHSHGTICALIPNLKHLLTEGSHGNLTAMWGCSAGHAYHWPLPATCKTGQKERGGCYQDSRSVNSDSLSVQGGALARQSSPGGERFLGRSTKAKGGDSSQTRDSCDFSNCSDDNTEADDNTEEYNSNLFDIVCESSATTDEDGDVDYEPHHRPRKRGPPGGMPGPQRPGSEDRGQGDKSVKKIKQETAEDYYTVPKAQLAAGVGTDSGMASHSVSQSPKPNNSLSHHALPHTPFQLDADCLVGGVSSSLLGRSFPHKPLRGSISSSVSKPSMMSVGSPRHQDLSSVSTQGLSTLPGAGSELMEDLLKHGGSEGPLGTLTPSSPSGMNPDLLEAETKGEATVGPALCEIERLQALLSVERSRSEQMGETISGLKQDKELLQQELTKKAELICDFLQDQLRPGTLLLRPEKRRGLSSSQMELGTGSSSHMGVGFPDEGVAFENPALFDSFEEVELHRVMKSSKRSRDGENTRVRMKNVVGVIARYMAALQEFRRSVSMKVAFDRVGVDRNTISRTAAIAELSLAAPEVFHALPPWDEKEETLAHYAHRCRLAMDDTIRAKIKTMKTKGDLLPIVSK comes from the exons ATGGAAGACTGCTTGCACACTTCTTCAGAGAACCTGTCTAGGTTGGTCCGCTGGGCCCACAGTCACGGCACCATCTGTGCTCTCATTCCGAACCTCAAACACCTGCTCACCGAGGGTTCCCATGGGAACCTGACCGCCATGTGGGGGTGCAGTGCGGGCCACGCCTACCACTGGCCCCTCCCCGCCACCTGTAAGACAGGCCAGAAG GAGCGGGGTGGCTGCTACCAAGACAGCCGTAGCGTCAACTCGGACAGCCTCAGTGTCCAGGGAGGGGCCTTAGCCCGTCAGAGCAGCCCAGGAGGTGAGAGGTTTCTGGGCCGCTCCACCAAGGCCAAGGGAGGTGACAGCAGCCAGACCCGGGACTCCTGCGACTTCTCTAACTGCAGCGACGACAACACTGAGGCTGATGACAACACCGAGGAGTATAACAGCAACCTGTTTGATATTGTCTGCGAGTCCTCAGCCACGACGGACGAGGATGGAGACGTAGACTACGAGCCTCATCACAGACCCAGGAAGAGGGGTCCCCCGGGGGGCATGCCCGGCCCCCAGAGACCAGGGTctgaggacaggggacagggggacaAGTCCGTGAAGAAGATCAAGCAGGAGACTGCTGAGGACTATTACACAGTGCCTAAAGCCCAGTTAGCAGCAGGGGTAGGTACTGACTCTGGCATGGCCTCTCactcagtctcccagtccccaaAGCCTAATAACTCCCTGTCCCACCATGCATTGCCCCACACACCCTTCCAGCTGGACGCCGACTGTTTGGTTGGTGGCGTGTCGTCGTCTCTGCTGGGCCGCTCCTTTCCTCACAAACCTCTCCGAGGCTCTATCTCCAGCTCTGTCTCCAAACCTTCCATGATGAGCGTTGGTTCTCCCAGACACCAGGACCTGTCCTCGGTGTCGACCCAGGGCCTGAGCACCCTCCCTGGGGCAGGTAGTGAGCTGATGGAGGACCTGCTGAAGCATGGAGGATCCGAGGGGCCGTTGGGGACCCTGACTCCCTCCTCCCCCAGTGGGATGAACCCTGACCTCCTGGAAGCAGAGACTAAAGGAGAAGCTACAG TGGGTCCGGCTCTGTGTGAGATCGAGCGTCTGCAAGCGTTGCTGAGTGTGGAGCGGAGCCGCAGTGAGCAGATGGGAGAGACCATCTCCGGTCTGAAACAGGACAAAGAGCTGCTGCAGCAGGAACTCACTAAGAAGGCGGAACTCATCTGTGACTTCCTGCAAGACCAGCTACGACCAGGTACGCTCTTACTACGCCCAG AGAAGAGGCGTGGTCTTTCGTCCAGCCAGATGGAGCTGGGGACGGGTAGCTCCTCCCACATGGGGGTGGGTTTCCCTGACGAGGGTGTGGCTTTTGAGAACCCCGCCCTGTTCGACAGCTTTGAGGAGGTGGAGCTCCACAGGGTGATGAAGAGCTCCAAGAggagcagagatggagagaacacacGAGTCAGGA TGAAGAACGTGGTGGGCGTCATCGCCAGGTACATGGCGGCCCTGCAAGAGTTCAGACGCAGCGTCTCCATGAAGGTGGCGTTTGACCGGGTGGGTGTCGACCGTAACACCATCTCACGGACGGCCGCCATCGCCGAGCTGAGCCTGGCCGCTCCAGAG GTGTTCCACGCCCTGCCACCCTGGGACGAGAAGGAGGAGACGCTGGCTCACTACGCCCACCGCTGCCGGCTGGCCATGGACGACACCATCAGAGCCAAGATCAAAACCATGAAAACCAAGGGAGACCTGCTGCCTATAGTCAGCAAATAA
- the LOC129818072 gene encoding uncharacterized protein LOC129818072 isoform X1, translating to MEDCLHTSSENLSRLVRWAHSHGTICALIPNLKHLLTEGSHGNLTAMWGCSAGHAYHWPLPATCKTGQKERGGCYQDSRSVNSDSLSVQGGALARQSSPGGERFLGRSTKAKGGDSSQTRDSCDFSNCSDDNTEADDNTEEYNSNLFDIVCESSATTDEDGDVDYEPHHRPRKRGPPGGMPGPQRPGSEDRGQGDKSVKKIKQETAEDYYTVPKAQLAAGVGTDSGMASHSVSQSPKPNNSLSHHALPHTPFQLDADCLVGGVSSSLLGRSFPHKPLRGSISSSVSKPSMMSVGSPRHQDLSSVSTQGLSTLPGAGSELMEDLLKHGGSEGPLGTLTPSSPSGMNPDLLEAETKGEATDFFWPTSSSHFLTSEPTEERRRVEEFVASIDLGQLQSLQTVIRQVLSFREKKTERGEERRTERVERGQDWRTERVGERRVGERRVEERRVGERRVEERRVEERRVEERRVEERRVEERRVEERRVEERRAERGQFHEDRAPSHYPQPHIYQPNTHQQQTQFQSQLETHQQSHPQFQSHLETHRPQLQPQPEPTRWRGRHREQLQGQQELYPGSGVLLSSLQLAAMFQEARGNCMRLFHLLFEHFFTEEDLIGAVAFGRRGKVPDGKKILDRRTVDAIIAYVLHCSALDGWTSVESAKLKKACINKCRLRMCQRRIRTCPDDFLQVRV from the exons ATGGAAGACTGCTTGCACACTTCTTCAGAGAACCTGTCTAGGTTGGTCCGCTGGGCCCACAGTCACGGCACCATCTGTGCTCTCATTCCGAACCTCAAACACCTGCTCACCGAGGGTTCCCATGGGAACCTGACCGCCATGTGGGGGTGCAGTGCGGGCCACGCCTACCACTGGCCCCTCCCCGCCACCTGTAAGACAGGCCAGAAG GAGCGGGGTGGCTGCTACCAAGACAGCCGTAGCGTCAACTCGGACAGCCTCAGTGTCCAGGGAGGGGCCTTAGCCCGTCAGAGCAGCCCAGGAGGTGAGAGGTTTCTGGGCCGCTCCACCAAGGCCAAGGGAGGTGACAGCAGCCAGACCCGGGACTCCTGCGACTTCTCTAACTGCAGCGACGACAACACTGAGGCTGATGACAACACCGAGGAGTATAACAGCAACCTGTTTGATATTGTCTGCGAGTCCTCAGCCACGACGGACGAGGATGGAGACGTAGACTACGAGCCTCATCACAGACCCAGGAAGAGGGGTCCCCCGGGGGGCATGCCCGGCCCCCAGAGACCAGGGTctgaggacaggggacagggggacaAGTCCGTGAAGAAGATCAAGCAGGAGACTGCTGAGGACTATTACACAGTGCCTAAAGCCCAGTTAGCAGCAGGGGTAGGTACTGACTCTGGCATGGCCTCTCactcagtctcccagtccccaaAGCCTAATAACTCCCTGTCCCACCATGCATTGCCCCACACACCCTTCCAGCTGGACGCCGACTGTTTGGTTGGTGGCGTGTCGTCGTCTCTGCTGGGCCGCTCCTTTCCTCACAAACCTCTCCGAGGCTCTATCTCCAGCTCTGTCTCCAAACCTTCCATGATGAGCGTTGGTTCTCCCAGACACCAGGACCTGTCCTCGGTGTCGACCCAGGGCCTGAGCACCCTCCCTGGGGCAGGTAGTGAGCTGATGGAGGACCTGCTGAAGCATGGAGGATCCGAGGGGCCGTTGGGGACCCTGACTCCCTCCTCCCCCAGTGGGATGAACCCTGACCTCCTGGAAGCAGAGACTAAAGGAGAAGCTACAG actTCTTCTGGCCCACCTCTTCAAGTCACTTTCTGACCAGCGAACCGACAGAGGAGAGGCGGCGGGTTGAAGAGTTTGTTGCTAGTATAG ATCTCGGTCAGCTACAGAGTCTTCAGACAGTCATCCGCCAGGTTCTCTCTTTCCGTGAGAAGAAaacggagagaggggaagagaggagaacggagagagtggagagagggcagGATTGGAGAacggagagagtgggagagaggagagtgggagagaggagagtggaagagaggagagtgggagagaggagagtggaagagaggagagtggaagagaggagagtggaagagaggagagtggaagagaggagagtggaagagaggagagtggaagagaggagagtggaagagaggagagcggagagagggcAGTTCCATGAAGATAGAGCTCCCAGTCATTATCCCCAGCCCCACATTTATCAACCTAACACCCATCAGCAACAGACCCAGTTCCAGTCTCAGCTTGAGACCCACCAGCAGAGCCACCCCCAGTTCCAGTCCCATCTTGAGACCCACCGGCCACAGCTTCAACCCCAGCCTGAGCCGACGCGCTGGCGCGGCCGTCACAGGGAGCAGCTGCAGGGCCAGCAGGAGCTCTACCCCGGCTCAGGAGTCCTACTGTCCTCCCTGCAGCTGGCCGCCATGTTTCAGGAGGCCAGAGGGAACTGCATGAGACTCTTTCATCTCCTATTCGAGCATTTCTTCACCGAGGAAGACCTCATAGGAGCGGTGGCCTTCGGCAGGAGGGGAAAAGTACCCGACGGCAAGAAGATTCTTGACCGCAGAACGGTGGACGCAATCATAG CTTACGTCCTCCACTGCTCTGCCCTGGATGGATGGACATCGGTGGAGTCGGCCAAACTGAAGAAAGCATGTATCAATAAGTGTAGACTGAGGATGTGTCAGAGGAGAATCAGGACATGTCCTGACGACTTCCTACAG Gtcagggtctga
- the LOC129818072 gene encoding uncharacterized protein LOC129818072 isoform X2 produces the protein MEDCLHTSSENLSRLVRWAHSHGTICALIPNLKHLLTEGSHGNLTAMWGCSAGHAYHWPLPATCKTGQKERGGCYQDSRSVNSDSLSVQGGALARQSSPGGERFLGRSTKAKGGDSSQTRDSCDFSNCSDDNTEADDNTEEYNSNLFDIVCESSATTDEDGDVDYEPHHRPRKRGPPGGMPGPQRPGSEDRGQGDKSVKKIKQETAEDYYTVPKAQLAAGVGTDSGMASHSVSQSPKPNNSLSHHALPHTPFQLDADCLVGGVSSSLLGRSFPHKPLRGSISSSVSKPSMMSVGSPRHQDLSSVSTQGLSTLPGAGSELMEDLLKHGGSEGPLGTLTPSSPSGMNPDLLEAETKGEATDFFWPTSSSHFLTSEPTEERRRVEEFVASIDLGQLQSLQTVIRQVLSFREKKTERGEERRTERVERGQDWRTERVGERRVGERRVEERRVGERRVEERRVEERRVEERRVEERRVEERRVEERRVEERRAERGQFHEDRAPSHYPQPHIYQPNTHQQQTQFQSQLETHQQSHPQFQSHLETHRPQLQPQPEPTRWRGRHREQLQGQQELYPGSGVLLSSLQLAAMFQEARGNCMRLFHLLFEHFFTEEDLIGAVAFGRRGKVPDGKKILDRRTVDAIIAYVLHCSALDGWTSVESAKLKKACINKCRLRMCQRRIRTCPDDFLQVRV, from the exons ATGGAAGACTGCTTGCACACTTCTTCAGAGAACCTGTCTAGGTTGGTCCGCTGGGCCCACAGTCACGGCACCATCTGTGCTCTCATTCCGAACCTCAAACACCTGCTCACCGAGGGTTCCCATGGGAACCTGACCGCCATGTGGGGGTGCAGTGCGGGCCACGCCTACCACTGGCCCCTCCCCGCCACCTGTAAGACAGGCCAGAAG GAGCGGGGTGGCTGCTACCAAGACAGCCGTAGCGTCAACTCGGACAGCCTCAGTGTCCAGGGAGGGGCCTTAGCCCGTCAGAGCAGCCCAGGAGGTGAGAGGTTTCTGGGCCGCTCCACCAAGGCCAAGGGAGGTGACAGCAGCCAGACCCGGGACTCCTGCGACTTCTCTAACTGCAGCGACGACAACACTGAGGCTGATGACAACACCGAGGAGTATAACAGCAACCTGTTTGATATTGTCTGCGAGTCCTCAGCCACGACGGACGAGGATGGAGACGTAGACTACGAGCCTCATCACAGACCCAGGAAGAGGGGTCCCCCGGGGGGCATGCCCGGCCCCCAGAGACCAGGGTctgaggacaggggacagggggacaAGTCCGTGAAGAAGATCAAGCAGGAGACTGCTGAGGACTATTACACAGTGCCTAAAGCCCAGTTAGCAGCAGGGGTAGGTACTGACTCTGGCATGGCCTCTCactcagtctcccagtccccaaAGCCTAATAACTCCCTGTCCCACCATGCATTGCCCCACACACCCTTCCAGCTGGACGCCGACTGTTTGGTTGGTGGCGTGTCGTCGTCTCTGCTGGGCCGCTCCTTTCCTCACAAACCTCTCCGAGGCTCTATCTCCAGCTCTGTCTCCAAACCTTCCATGATGAGCGTTGGTTCTCCCAGACACCAGGACCTGTCCTCGGTGTCGACCCAGGGCCTGAGCACCCTCCCTGGGGCAGGTAGTGAGCTGATGGAGGACCTGCTGAAGCATGGAGGATCCGAGGGGCCGTTGGGGACCCTGACTCCCTCCTCCCCCAGTGGGATGAACCCTGACCTCCTGGAAGCAGAGACTAAAGGAGAAGCTACAG actTCTTCTGGCCCACCTCTTCAAGTCACTTTCTGACCAGCGAACCGACAGAGGAGAGGCGGCGGGTTGAAGAGTTTGTTGCTAGTATAG ATCTCGGTCAGCTACAGAGTCTTCAGACAGTCATCCGCCAGGTTCTCTCTTTCCGTGAGAAGAAaacggagagaggggaagagaggagaacggagagagtggagagagggcagGATTGGAGAacggagagagtgggagagaggagagtgggagagaggagagtggaagagaggagagtgggagagaggagagtggaagagaggagagtggaagagaggagagtggaagagaggagagtggaagagaggagagtggaagagaggagagtggaagagaggagagtggaagagaggagagcggagagagggcAGTTCCATGAAGATAGAGCTCCCAGTCATTATCCCCAGCCCCACATTTATCAACCTAACACCCATCAGCAACAGACCCAGTTCCAGTCTCAGCTTGAGACCCACCAGCAGAGCCACCCCCAGTTCCAGTCCCATCTTGAGACCCACCGGCCACAGCTTCAACCCCAGCCTGAGCCGACGCGCTGGCGCGGCCGTCACAGGGAGCAGCTGCAGGGCCAGCAGGAGCTCTACCCCGGCTCAGGAGTCCTACTGTCCTCCCTGCAGCTGGCCGCCATGTTTCAGGAGGCCAGAGGGAACTGCATGAGACTCTTTCATCTCCTATTCGAGCATTTCTTCACCGAGGAAGACCTCATAGGAGCGGTGGCCTTCGGCAGGAGGGGAAAAGTACCCGACGGCAAGAAGATTCTTGACCGCAGAACGGTGGACGCAATCATAG CTTACGTCCTCCACTGCTCTGCCCTGGATGGATGGACATCGGTGGAGTCGGCCAAACTGAAGAAAGCATGTATCAATAAGTGTAGACTGAGGATGTGTCAGAGGAGAATCAGGACATGTCCTGACGACTTCCTACAGGtcagggtctga